The sequence TGCTGCCCCGGCTGCGGGAGCTCGCCGCGCGGGGGCTGGTGGACCTCCGCGTCCACGACTACTTCGAGGACGACGAGTTGTGGGCCTACCTGCAGGAGCTGACCTGTCGGTGCTGCCGTACCGGTTCGGCACTCATTCGGGCTGGCTGGAGACCTGCTTCGACCTGGGGACGGCGGTGTGCGCGCCCGCGTGTGGCTTCTACTCCCAACAACGGCCGTGCCTGACATACCGGCACGACCGGAACGGGCTGGACGGGCGGTCCCTGGCGGACGCGGTGCGCACGGCCTGCGAACAGCGTCCCGCCTGGCGGGCGGCGCCACGGCCGAGGGCCGCCGAACGGGAGATGCTGGCGGGGGCCCACTACCGGATCTACCGCGCCCTGCTGCCGTGAAGGTCCCGTTGCCATGACAGCTCTGCGCATCGCGTTGATCGCCTCGGTCCGCTTCCCGATCCGGGAGCCGTTCGCGGGCGGGCTGGAGGCGCAGACCTGGGCACTGGCCCGCGCGCTCACCGAACGCGGGCACCGGGTCACCCTGTTCGCGGCGCCGGGTTCGGACCCCCGGCTGGGCGTCGCCGAACTACCGGTCCACCGGCCGGTGATCAGCCCGGCCGCGGCCGCGGACCGCAGCATGCCCTCCCCCGTCTGGATGCGGAGCACCACGCCTACCTGCATTTGATGCTGCGGCTCGCCGACGGCCGGGACGGCGGTCCTCGCCGGCCCGGTGGGCGACCGCCGCTACTTCGAGCGGGCCGTCCTGCCCCGCCTGGATGAGCGGGCCCGCTACGCGGGGCACCTGCCGCAGCATGAGCTCGCCCGCCTGGTCGGCCAGGCCTGCGCGACGCTGGCGACCCCGTGCTGGGACGAGCCCTACGGCCTGGTGGTCGCCGAATCACTGGCCTGCGGGACACCGGTCTGCGGATTCGCGCGCGGCGCCCGGCTCCCTCCCCTCGAAACGTCTGGCAGTTTGTCGACGTGTGCCGTCGCCGCGCACCGCCCGGTGGGCGGGCCGGCCGCCCGCTTGGCAGACGACCAATGCTGGCACTCACCCGGGTGGCTTCCACCTCTCGGGGAACATGTGCAAGGGACGGACGGGGTAGCCGGGGTCCATGCGAATACTCATCATCAACTGCACCCTCAAGCCCTCCCCCGAGCCGTCGAACACCGAGGCGCTGGCCTGCGTGGTCGACGCCGAACTGACCCGCCGCGGGGTCGAAATGGAGACCGTCCGCGCGGTGGACCTGAACCTGCTGCCCGGCGTGAAGACCGACATGGGCGACGGCGACGACTGGCCCGCCGTGCACGAGAAGGTCCTGGCGGCCGAGATCCTCATCGTCGCGTCCCCGACCTGGGTCGGGCGGCCGTCGTCCGTCGCGCAGCGCGTGCTCGAGCGCATGGACGCGATGATCTCCGAAACCGACGAGCAAGGACGCCCGCCCGGCTACGGCAAGGTCGCCGGCGTGGTGGTAACCGGCAACGAGGACGGCGCCCACCACGTGATCAGCGAGATCAGCGGAGGCCTGGTCGACATCGGCTACACCGTCCCCGCCCAGGCCTGGACCTACTGGCACCTCGGCCCCGGACCCGGCCCCAACTACTTGGACGAGGGCAAGGGCCACGAGTGGGCCCACACCACCGGCCGCACCATGGCAGCCAACCTCCACCACGTCGCTCCTCGCTCGCAGGCCGCCCCTGGCCCGCACCCGCCCAGTAGGGCGACGTCCACCGCGGGCCCGTTGGTGGTGGCACCGTCGGCGGCCCCGTGGTTTGGTGCGCCCGCGCGGCGACCAGACGCACGGATGCGGCTGCCGGAAGGACCGGTCCAAGGATCCGGCAGCCGCCCGGGCGCCAGCCGCGTTCCACGGCCCGCTCGCGCCCCACGGTGATGCCGAGAGGCGCCCTGCTTTGGGGCCCAGGGCGGGGCAGCCGCCCGCCCAGGGACCGACACGCTCCCGTCCTCACCGACAACTCGCTCGCTCTGCTCCAGCAGGGCTGCGCATGGCTTCCGAACCTGCGCCGTCGCCGGCCGAGCCCCGTGGTGCAGACCCGGCTGCTGGGACGGCCCACTGCCGGGTCTGCACGGCCCGGACGCCGTCCGGTTCTTCTACGACGAACGGCACGTCCGGCACAGCGCGGCGCTGCCCGACCCGTCAAGAGCACCCTGTTCGGCCACGGTTCCGTCCACGGTCTCGACGGCCAAGTCCACCGGCTGCGCAAGGCGACGTTCCTCGGGCTGCTGGCGGATCCCGGCCGGATCCGTGCGCTGGTCGACAGTGTCGGCGTCGCCTGGGCCGCCGATACCGCCGTGTGGAGCGGGCAGGCGCGCATCGAACTGCTCGACGCCTGTGCCCGGCTCCTCACGGCGGGTGTCTGCCGCTGGGCGGGGGTGCCGCTTGCCGATGGCGACGTGCCGGCGCTCGCTCGTGATCTCGTCGCGATGGTCGACGGGTTCGCCGGGCCCGGCCCGCGCGGCACTGGCGTGCGCGCCTCGCGCGCCGGCGCCGGGAGGCGTGGCTCGCCGATCTCGTCCGGCAGGTGCGGGGCGGCGCGGTGCAGACGGTGGCGGAGCACCGCGGCGTGGGCGCGACACTTGGAGTTGCGGGTGGCCGCGGTGGAACTGCTGAACATCCTGCGGCCGACCGTTGCCGTCTGCTGGTTCACCGTCTTCGCGGCACACGCCCAGGCCCGCTGGCCCGCCACGCGTGACCGACTCGCCCAGGGCGACGCCGCGTACGCGGAAGCACTCGTCCAGGAGGTCCGCTGCTTCTACCCGTTCGCCCGTCCGTCGCCGGGAGGGCTGCTCAAGACCTCACGTTCCAGGGCGAGGCGATCGGCGAAGGTACCTCGTGCTGCGCGATCTGTACGGGCAGCACCACGATCCGGCGCTGTGGCAGGGCCCGTACACGTGCCGACCGGAACGCTTCCTCCGTGTCCCCGACAGCATCGAACACCTGATCCCCGAGACGCCGTAACGGGTCACCGGTGCCCGGGCAAACTCGTCGTCTCCCTACTCAAAGCCCTGTCCCAGAAGCTGGCCCGGCTCGAATACACCGTGCCGGAACAGGACTTGTCCATCTCGAACAGGGCGCCCGCCAGCACGCCGCCGAGGGCACCCACCACCATGCCGACCGGCTCGTAGACGATCCCGGTGAGACTCACGACTTGCCTCCTGCTCCTGCCTTCCAGTCGGGGCCGGCCACGGCGGACAGGCGCAAGCCACGTGCCGACGGGGTCACCGCCCCCGCCCGAACCGGCCGTGGCCGGGGTGGTCCGGTGCTCAGTGCCCGGAGGTGGGGCTGTCGGGTTCCTGGGGGTCGACGCCGGTGTGCGCGCCCGCATCACGGCCACCGCTCGGCCGACCAGCCGGGCCCTGCGCGCCCTTGTCGTGCCGGTGCTTCGACGAGGCCGGGCTCTGCGCGGTGTCCTCACCCCGGCGGCCCTCGCTCTCCACGATGTCCCCGGGCACCGGCCGGTCCTCCTCCTCCGCGTGTTCCTGTCCCGGCCCGGCCCCGGGCGCGTAGGTGTCAGGGTGGAAGGAGCGGCGTGCGCTGTCGTTCGGCTCCTGGTGTTCCTCGTCGATGTCGCCCGACCACCCGTGGTGGGCGCCCTCCATCCGGCTGGCCTGCCCCTCCTCCATGGACGGATGTGCCTTCGCCGACCGCTCAGTCA comes from Streptomyces sp. TLI_235 and encodes:
- a CDS encoding multimeric flavodoxin WrbA; translated protein: MRILIINCTLKPSPEPSNTEALACVVDAELTRRGVEMETVRAVDLNLLPGVKTDMGDGDDWPAVHEKVLAAEILIVASPTWVGRPSSVAQRVLERMDAMISETDEQGRPPGYGKVAGVVVTGNEDGAHHVISEISGGLVDIGYTVPAQAWTYWHLGPGPGPNYLDEGKGHEWAHTTGRTMAANLHHVAPRSQAAPGPHPPSRATSTAGPLVVAPSAAPWFGAPARRPDARMRLPEGPVQGSGSRPGASRVPRPARAPR